Genomic window (Helianthus annuus cultivar XRQ/B chromosome 3, HanXRQr2.0-SUNRISE, whole genome shotgun sequence):
agggtccgggcagttcacttttgttccttttcttgtaattatgatagaattaggggtctttttgcttcttttgtgattttgagctcatttcatcctgaaaatacaaaaggaagacaaaaacactctttttccaacattagtacttaaaaagggttagttttatgccttaattgatgtgttttacatgttgcattttacacacatcaacggGTGTCAGGGCAGCCAGCCCAATCTGCGTCAGTGAAGGCAGTCAGAGCGACAGAGGGAGAAGACTCAAGAGTAAGGCCATATGAAGCTGTGCCTTGTAAATATCGGATTATTCTCTTAAGAGCCTGCCAGTGAGAGTTCAATGGTGCATGCATGTGCATGCAAATCTGTTGAACTGCATAGCTTAGGTCAGGTCTGGTGAAGGTGGTATACTGAAGAGCCCCAGCCAAGCTACGATACAGAGAGGGATCTTCAAACGCGGTTCCCGAGGTGGAAGAAAGTTTCGGCTGAGTGTCAACCGGTGTGTCCACTGGTTTGCATGATCGCATACCCGCACGATTAATAATATCATGAGCATAAGCCTGTTGGGAGAGAAACATAGAGTTGTTGTGTCGAGTAACAAAAATTCCCAAAAAATAGCTCAAGGGCCCGAGATCTTTCATGGCGAATTCACTTGCCAGACTAGCCATGAGGTGTTGACGAAGTGTATCTGAAGAAGTGACAAGAAggatgtcatcaacatatagaAGAAGGTAGGCAGTATGCTCTTGATGGTGAAGTATGAAGAGAGAATTGTCACTTTTGCTTTGAATAAACCCCATGTGAAGAACATGATCGGTGAATCATTGGTACCATGCTCTAGGAGCCTGTTTGAGACCGTATAAAGACTTTTTGAGCCGACAAACGTGGTTAGGAAATTGTTTGTTGCGGAATCCCATAGGCTGATACATGTATACGGTTTCATTGAGAGTGCCGTGCAAGAAGGCGTTGGTGACATCGAGCTGGTGAACCGGCCATGCCTTGGTGAGAGCAATGGTGAGAACCGTACGGATGGTGGCTGGTTTTACTACAGGGCTAAACGTCTCGCCACAATCGATCCCGACCTGTTGTAACCTGCCATCACAAATTAACCGAGCCTTGTAACGTCCCAAAGAACCGTCAGAATTAAATTTGTGTTTAAATAACCACATACTGCGGATAACATTCATCTGCGGGTGTCTAGGAACAAGTTCCCAAGTCTCATTTTCAATAAGAGCATTATATTCAGTCTGCATGGCGTTATACCATTCCGGTGAGGACAAGGCATGGGTTGGGTTTTTGGGAATGGGAGTAATGGTGGTGGTGTGAAGGTCAAAGTGAACTTTGGGTTTATGAATTCCGTCCATGGCTCGGGTTCGCATGGATCGGGTTTGTTGGCTGGGTTGCGGGGTGGGTGAATTTGGTGAAGTGGTTTGTGGGTTAGTGGTAGGGGCCGCGATAGAAGAG
Coding sequences:
- the LOC110931424 gene encoding uncharacterized mitochondrial protein AtMg00810-like — translated: MGFIQSKSDNSLFILHHQEHTAYLLLYVDDILLVTSSDTLRQHLMASLASEFAMKDLGPLSYFLGIFVTRHNNSMFLSQQAYAHDIINRAGMRSCKPVDTPVDTQPKLSSTSGTAFEDPSLYRSLAGALQYTTFTRPDLSYAVQQICMHMHAPLNSHWQALKRIIRYLQGTASYGLTLESSPSVALTAFTDADWAGCPDTR